Proteins co-encoded in one Rhopalosiphum maidis isolate BTI-1 chromosome 2, ASM367621v3, whole genome shotgun sequence genomic window:
- the LOC113551434 gene encoding peroxiredoxin-like has protein sequence MFRKLASAVSTVRLAQNLQNIPKFNQIAITNSVTRSFSSSPVTNIKVQEPAPQFEGKAIIDGQIKDIKLSDFAGKYLVLFFYPLDFTFVCPTELVSFSDHIDEFKKIGVNVVGCSCDSHFSHLAFVNTPRKHGGLGGLCYPLLSDYKKEIAKAYDVLIEPDGIPLRGLFIIDPKGIIRQITINDLPVGRSVDEVLRLVQAFQFVDKHGEVCPMNWKPNSPTIKPDPNLSKEYFDKVNK, from the exons ATGTTTAGGAAACTTGCATCTGCGGTTTCAACA gtTCGCTTAGCGCAAAATCTCCAGAACATTCCAAAGTTCAATCAAATTGCAATTACTAATTCAGTTACACGATCATTTT cTTCATCTCCGGTGACCAATATTAAGGTACAAGAACCTGCACCACAATTTGAGGGTAAAGCAATTATTGATGGAcaaataaaagatattaaattatcagatTTTGCTGGAAAAtacttggttttatttttttatccctTGGATTT CACATTTGTATGTCCTACTGAATTAGTGTCATTTAGTGATCACattgatgaatttaaaaaaattggtgtAAATGTAGTTGGCTGTTCATGTGACTCACATTTTTCACATTTAGCATTTGTTAACACTCCTCGAAAG CATGGTGGTTTGGGTGGACTGTGTTATCCACTATTATCAGATTACAAAAAAGAAATCGCTAAAGCCTATGATGTTCTTATTGAACCTGACGGTATACCACTACGTGGCCTCTTTATTATAGACCctaag GGAATAATAAGACAAATTACCATTAATGATCTGCCAGTAGGCCGTAGTGTAGATGAAGTTCTAAGACTTGTTCAGGCTTTCCAATTTGTTGACAAACATGGAGAag TTTGTCCAATGAACTGGAAGCCAAATAGTCCAACTATTAAACCAGATCCAAATCTCTCAAaggaatattttgataaagtcaacaagtaa